One stretch of Candidatus Hydrogenedentota bacterium DNA includes these proteins:
- the recA gene encoding recombinase RecA, whose translation MAANTDDKSKVKALDIAISQLEKQFGKGTMVRLGDDSFRAGVQSISTGSLSLDIATGVGGLPRGRVVEVFGPESSGKTTLALHVVANAQRGGGIACFIDAEHALDPTFAQKIGVDINNLLVSQPDTAEQALEICESLVRSNAVDVIVVDSVAALVPKAEVEGEMGDSHVGLQARLMSQALRKLTAIISRTNTLVIFINQIREKIGVMFGSPETTTGGRALKFYSSMRLDIRRIAGLKDREENVGNRVRVKVVKNKMSAPFRQAEFDILFNEGISMEGDILDLAIEAKLVQKSGAWFSMNGENLGQGRENTRQFLKDHPDTTEQLRQKLLDIKGMLCEAQPGADEDDVPPGD comes from the coding sequence ATGGCCGCCAATACGGACGACAAGTCAAAAGTGAAGGCGCTGGACATTGCCATCTCCCAGTTGGAGAAGCAGTTCGGCAAGGGGACGATGGTGCGTCTGGGGGACGACTCCTTCCGGGCGGGGGTGCAGTCCATCAGCACGGGCAGCCTCTCGCTGGACATCGCGACGGGCGTGGGCGGCCTGCCCCGCGGCCGCGTGGTGGAGGTGTTTGGGCCGGAGTCTTCGGGCAAGACGACGCTGGCGCTGCACGTGGTGGCCAACGCCCAGCGCGGCGGCGGCATCGCGTGCTTCATTGACGCGGAGCACGCGCTGGACCCGACCTTCGCACAGAAGATCGGGGTGGACATCAACAACCTGCTGGTCTCCCAGCCCGACACGGCGGAGCAGGCGCTGGAAATCTGCGAGAGCCTGGTGCGCAGCAACGCGGTGGACGTGATCGTGGTGGACTCGGTGGCGGCGCTGGTGCCCAAGGCGGAGGTGGAGGGGGAGATGGGCGACAGCCATGTGGGCCTCCAGGCGCGGCTCATGTCGCAGGCCCTGCGCAAGCTGACGGCCATCATCAGCCGCACGAACACCCTGGTCATCTTCATCAACCAGATCCGCGAGAAGATCGGCGTCATGTTCGGCAGCCCCGAGACGACCACCGGCGGCCGCGCCCTCAAGTTCTACTCCAGCATGCGCCTCGACATCCGGCGCATCGCCGGCCTCAAGGACCGCGAGGAGAACGTGGGCAACCGCGTCCGCGTCAAGGTGGTGAAAAACAAGATGAGCGCGCCCTTCCGCCAGGCGGAGTTTGACATCCTCTTCAATGAGGGCATCAGCATGGAGGGGGACATCCTGGACCTCGCCATCGAGGCCAAGCTGGTCCAGAAAAGCGGCGCGTGGTTCTCCATGAACGGGGAAAACCTGGGGCAGGGCCGCGAGAACACCCGCCAGTTCCTGAAGGACCACCCCGACACCACGGAGCAGCTCCGCCAGAAGCTGCTCGACATAAAGGGCATGCTGTGCGAGGCGCAACCCGGAGCGGACGAGGATGACGTCCCGCCCGGAGACTGA
- a CDS encoding AsmA-like C-terminal region-containing protein, with the protein MTSRPETDRRETDAPPGRWTPRQARRLRALLLLLLLFAGALAVGSAVVRRRLDVLRDNLMAEVSRRAGGRFSVGQVSLSGLRGVSVEQVRMIWERDGLRATVDLPRVDVYFDWSALAAGTLSPGHVHLTEASVDVVLPPANGPPAVKAPAGLPVLPELPPLSFRVSGERCRAQVAGVPEAGEITLEEVGFDISRQPGAADLLARLSARLAGVSETPLVAVVRYAGPDDFSLRAETGAVAVERVGAFLPEKARVLTGGTVTPVLTVEGQRGGRVSLALDAEMEALDAKVRPEFIEPLTGTLAVRADADLPTREILVRNARLETPQASGRITGSVLFGADGPVLDLKLDADTLPVNEAVTALLPETVGPGDLSVELGAPHRLAVHVSGPASSPSVLAEAGAASGKIVFKPTDRKLPGASLELGQIQVSYDLATKMPGGVVAILNGGLLSPYQGLMLDQLSGSVVLVDGKVKLVPLSARLNGHAFLGRAEYEIAKQTLSFSADGAVSDLEKSALHHPSKEVWIYGSAALRCHGTASPKKIVVEASADATEAQVEIEWWFRKPRGTGATIKAFKAEIIPKKSMKITGEASIDGTQLKADLLYLWRGGKFSSEHVRLDFPFLEVATAGKCIRIPYRAFGTHAKDGYYEVVRAGTRPDGNISTLGGVFDDVSFLPNGCPYPLHCRNAKVEVTLDNVHETIRTGVISVHAESAEVPALKENWLLPLEPEDPEYYAKFPGLSRSMKYELAADALEMPPWTATQFKGTVFNEGDKTGLSHFEAVVDGGRLEGVYDRHKKTNIYSLKAKWDGIPARYVIRHLEMPEILDGPMTGWVDYSMDADDPATLDGKGAFHVRNGNFVPETLAATFGEQFAGFAQLQPDAYAFTTTKSDLVLKGDHIRTDNMLVELPGIELKGAGTWILGGDIDYLIEVSITPDTAAQIPILAQSFNLQGYRIAQRNVDLGFQIKGPAFKPTSQLAGMPDMGVTLVSGAAEMTNEAVRVIDLPRQLFMALIKTGGGILGASRTGETRPSGGGGASRTPAP; encoded by the coding sequence ATGACGTCCCGCCCGGAGACTGACCGGCGCGAGACGGACGCCCCCCCGGGGCGTTGGACGCCCCGGCAGGCCCGGCGGCTGCGCGCCCTGCTGCTGCTGCTGCTGCTGTTCGCGGGCGCGCTGGCCGTTGGGTCCGCCGTGGTCCGCCGCCGCCTGGACGTCCTGCGCGACAACCTCATGGCCGAGGTGAGCCGCCGCGCGGGCGGCCGTTTCTCCGTTGGCCAGGTTTCCCTCAGCGGCCTCCGCGGCGTGTCCGTGGAGCAGGTCCGCATGATCTGGGAGCGCGACGGGCTCCGGGCCACCGTGGACCTGCCCCGGGTGGACGTGTATTTCGACTGGTCCGCCCTGGCCGCCGGCACCCTGTCCCCCGGACATGTCCACCTCACCGAAGCCTCCGTGGACGTGGTGCTGCCCCCCGCCAACGGACCGCCCGCCGTCAAGGCGCCCGCCGGACTCCCCGTGCTGCCCGAGCTTCCCCCGCTGTCCTTCCGGGTCAGCGGGGAACGGTGCCGGGCGCAGGTGGCGGGGGTGCCCGAAGCCGGGGAAATCACCCTGGAGGAGGTGGGGTTCGACATCTCCCGCCAGCCCGGGGCGGCGGACCTGCTGGCCCGCCTGTCCGCCCGGCTGGCGGGCGTCTCCGAGACGCCCCTCGTCGCCGTGGTGCGCTACGCGGGGCCCGACGACTTCAGCCTGCGCGCGGAGACGGGCGCCGTCGCCGTGGAGAGGGTCGGCGCGTTCCTTCCCGAGAAGGCCCGCGTGCTGACAGGCGGGACCGTGACTCCCGTGCTCACGGTGGAGGGCCAGCGCGGCGGCCGCGTGTCCCTGGCGCTGGACGCGGAGATGGAGGCGCTGGACGCGAAGGTCCGGCCCGAATTCATTGAGCCGCTGACGGGAACCCTGGCCGTGCGCGCCGACGCCGACCTGCCCACCCGGGAGATTCTGGTCCGCAACGCCCGGCTGGAAACCCCGCAGGCCTCCGGCCGCATCACCGGATCCGTGCTGTTCGGGGCGGACGGCCCCGTGCTGGACCTGAAACTTGACGCGGACACGCTGCCGGTCAACGAGGCCGTCACCGCGCTGCTGCCCGAGACCGTGGGGCCGGGGGACCTCTCCGTGGAGCTGGGCGCCCCGCACCGGCTGGCCGTGCATGTCAGCGGCCCCGCGTCGTCGCCGTCCGTGCTGGCCGAGGCGGGCGCCGCCTCCGGCAAGATCGTGTTCAAACCCACGGACAGGAAGCTCCCCGGGGCCTCCCTCGAACTGGGGCAAATCCAGGTGTCCTACGACCTGGCCACCAAAATGCCCGGCGGCGTGGTGGCCATTCTCAACGGCGGCCTCCTTTCCCCGTACCAGGGGCTCATGCTCGACCAGCTCTCCGGCTCCGTCGTTTTGGTGGATGGAAAGGTCAAGCTGGTGCCCCTGTCCGCGCGCCTGAACGGCCACGCCTTCCTGGGCCGCGCCGAGTACGAAATCGCAAAGCAGACCCTTTCGTTCTCCGCCGACGGGGCGGTGTCCGACCTGGAGAAATCCGCCCTCCACCACCCTTCCAAGGAAGTGTGGATTTACGGGTCGGCGGCCCTGCGCTGCCACGGCACCGCCTCGCCGAAGAAGATCGTGGTGGAGGCCTCCGCCGACGCGACGGAGGCGCAGGTCGAGATCGAGTGGTGGTTCCGCAAGCCCCGGGGCACCGGCGCGACCATCAAGGCGTTCAAGGCGGAGATCATCCCCAAGAAGAGCATGAAGATCACCGGCGAGGCCTCCATAGACGGCACCCAGCTCAAGGCCGACCTGCTGTATCTCTGGCGCGGTGGAAAATTCAGCAGCGAGCATGTGCGGCTGGACTTCCCCTTCCTTGAGGTCGCCACGGCGGGCAAGTGCATCCGCATTCCCTACCGCGCCTTCGGCACCCATGCCAAGGACGGCTACTATGAGGTCGTCCGCGCGGGCACCCGCCCCGACGGCAACATCTCCACCCTCGGCGGCGTCTTCGACGACGTGTCCTTCCTGCCCAACGGATGCCCGTATCCGCTCCACTGCCGGAACGCGAAGGTGGAGGTGACGCTGGACAACGTCCACGAAACCATCCGCACCGGCGTCATCAGCGTGCATGCGGAGAGCGCCGAAGTCCCCGCCCTCAAGGAGAACTGGCTTCTGCCCCTGGAGCCGGAAGACCCCGAATATTATGCGAAGTTCCCCGGACTCTCCCGCTCCATGAAATACGAGCTGGCTGCGGACGCCCTGGAGATGCCCCCCTGGACGGCCACCCAGTTTAAGGGAACCGTCTTCAACGAGGGGGACAAGACCGGCCTCAGCCATTTCGAGGCGGTGGTGGACGGCGGCCGGCTGGAGGGGGTGTACGACCGCCACAAAAAGACCAATATCTACTCGCTCAAGGCAAAATGGGACGGCATTCCCGCCCGCTATGTCATCCGCCACCTGGAAATGCCCGAGATTCTCGATGGCCCCATGACCGGGTGGGTGGACTATTCCATGGATGCCGACGACCCGGCCACCCTCGACGGCAAGGGCGCGTTCCACGTGCGGAACGGAAACTTCGTGCCCGAAACCCTTGCCGCCACTTTCGGCGAGCAGTTTGCCGGGTTTGCCCAGCTCCAGCCGGACGCCTACGCCTTCACCACCACCAAGTCCGACCTCGTCCTCAAGGGCGACCACATCCGGACGGACAACATGCTCGTCGAACTGCCGGGCATCGAACTCAAAGGCGCCGGCACCTGGATTCTCGGCGGCGACATTGACTATCTCATCGAGGTGAGCATCACCCCCGACACGGCCGCGCAAATCCCCATTCTGGCGCAGAGTTTTAACCTCCAGGGATACCGCATCGCCCAGCGCAATGTGGATCTCGGCTTCCAGATCAAGGGGCCGGCCTTCAAGCCGACCAGCCAGCTCGCGGGCATGCCGGACATGGGCGTCACCCTGGTCAGCGGGGCCGCCGAAATGACCAACGAGGCCGTCAGGGTCATAGACCTGCCCCGGCAGCTCTTCATGGCGCTGATCAAGACCGGCGGCGGCATTCTGGGCGCCTCCCGCACCGGCGAAACCCGCCCTTCGGGCGGCGGGGGCGCCTCGCGGACACCGGCCCCCTAA
- a CDS encoding SPOR domain-containing protein, whose product MDIRKEINPGDGTPQLVLTCAKSAAVAFVCLMIAAVMLSFAAGVVLGRASSGDAGAPPVAVDGAAPAPETPVPAEPVAVAAMETYTLPANAQPVTAAAAPAASPVSPAAAPAVASPAAPATPPAPVETPAAPAAAPPVSEPPATAPVAAAPAAAAAAPPAQEAAPAPSSEPKATPYTTASKKRVTSLAPLPSQRGASAPSAAPKPPTPEAAPGTVPAAVPELTPVDPQDENMAMMVPAAAPPAQTPEAAAAPPAPAPAAAASAPAPAVAAPAPAPASLPAAAAPAAAPKAAAGKFCVQLGAFSGPNRGQQAETLNRSVQQKHGVKSQIVKSGDDKVYRVVVSGFPDKKSALDACAGIQKKPELSGAFVREL is encoded by the coding sequence ATGGACATCAGAAAAGAAATCAACCCCGGCGACGGCACCCCGCAACTGGTGCTCACCTGTGCCAAGAGCGCGGCCGTGGCGTTTGTGTGCCTCATGATCGCGGCGGTCATGCTGAGTTTTGCCGCCGGGGTCGTGCTCGGCCGCGCCTCTTCCGGAGACGCCGGCGCGCCCCCGGTGGCGGTGGACGGCGCGGCCCCCGCACCGGAGACGCCCGTCCCTGCGGAACCAGTCGCCGTGGCGGCCATGGAAACCTACACCCTGCCGGCCAATGCGCAGCCCGTCACCGCCGCCGCCGCGCCTGCGGCGTCCCCGGTGTCGCCTGCTGCGGCGCCCGCCGTCGCGTCCCCCGCCGCCCCCGCCACGCCGCCGGCCCCCGTGGAAACTCCCGCCGCCCCTGCGGCGGCCCCCCCTGTTTCCGAGCCCCCCGCAACCGCTCCGGTCGCCGCCGCTCCCGCAGCAGCCGCCGCCGCGCCCCCGGCGCAGGAAGCCGCCCCGGCCCCGTCCTCCGAGCCCAAGGCCACCCCCTACACCACGGCATCCAAGAAACGCGTCACCTCGCTGGCCCCGCTGCCCAGCCAGCGCGGCGCGTCCGCGCCGTCCGCCGCGCCCAAGCCGCCCACCCCTGAGGCCGCTCCCGGGACCGTCCCTGCGGCGGTGCCCGAGCTCACGCCGGTGGACCCGCAGGACGAGAATATGGCCATGATGGTTCCTGCGGCCGCACCGCCCGCGCAGACACCGGAAGCTGCGGCCGCGCCGCCCGCTCCCGCGCCTGCGGCGGCCGCTTCGGCACCCGCCCCGGCGGTTGCGGCACCCGCCCCAGCCCCCGCATCGCTTCCCGCCGCGGCGGCCCCGGCGGCGGCCCCCAAGGCGGCGGCGGGGAAGTTCTGCGTGCAGTTGGGCGCCTTCTCCGGTCCCAACCGCGGCCAGCAGGCGGAAACCCTGAACCGTTCGGTGCAGCAGAAGCACGGAGTGAAGAGCCAGATCGTGAAATCGGGCGATGACAAAGTGTATCGTGTCGTGGTTTCCGGTTTCCCGGACAAGAAGTCCGCACTGGACGCCTGCGCGGGGATTCAGAAGAAGCCGGAGCTTTCCGGGGCCTTTGTCCGTGAGCTGTGA
- a CDS encoding 2-dehydropantoate 2-reductase, translating to MTKIAIVGPGALGCVFAARLARGGAKAHLVDHRADRAERLAREGIQVEEPGGGLLHEKMPVSTQIPAGMDLILVTVKAHATRSLRLPPDAPVLTLQNGLGNVDALCGMVGSARVLAGATSEAATLLEPGKARHAAAGLTVFGSWTSCPTDTAFTAFQDAGFDVRITDTPGQVVWEKAVINAGINPLTALLNVPNGRLLETAETRELLRDLVMEATKVASTEGYRFTRSLAEAAEALCRATSENLSSMLQDIRSGRRTEIEALSGEILRRAQAAALPAPRTRVVYQLVKGLEHR from the coding sequence ATGACCAAGATCGCGATTGTGGGGCCGGGGGCACTGGGGTGTGTCTTCGCCGCGCGGCTTGCCCGGGGCGGCGCAAAGGCGCATCTGGTGGACCACCGGGCCGACCGCGCGGAGCGCCTGGCCCGCGAGGGCATCCAGGTGGAGGAGCCCGGCGGCGGCTTGCTGCACGAGAAGATGCCCGTTTCCACCCAGATCCCCGCCGGCATGGACCTCATCCTGGTCACCGTCAAGGCCCACGCCACCCGGTCGCTCCGGCTGCCGCCCGACGCCCCGGTGCTCACCCTCCAGAACGGCCTCGGCAACGTGGACGCCCTTTGCGGCATGGTCGGCAGCGCGCGCGTGCTCGCGGGAGCCACCTCGGAGGCGGCGACCCTGCTGGAGCCGGGAAAGGCGCGCCACGCCGCCGCGGGCCTCACGGTGTTCGGCTCCTGGACCTCCTGCCCCACCGACACCGCGTTCACGGCCTTTCAAGACGCTGGTTTTGACGTGCGAATCACGGACACGCCCGGACAGGTGGTCTGGGAAAAAGCTGTCATCAACGCGGGCATCAACCCGCTCACCGCCCTGCTGAACGTTCCCAACGGGCGCCTGCTGGAGACCGCCGAGACGCGGGAACTGCTCCGTGACCTCGTGATGGAGGCCACCAAGGTCGCCTCAACGGAGGGATACCGGTTCACCCGCAGTCTGGCGGAGGCGGCGGAGGCCCTGTGCCGGGCCACCTCGGAGAACCTGTCCTCCATGCTTCAGGACATCCGCAGCGGCCGCAGGACGGAGATCGAGGCGCTCAGCGGGGAGATTCTCCGGCGGGCGCAGGCGGCCGCCCTCCCGGCGCCCCGCACGCGGGTCGTATACCAGCTCGTAAAGGGGCTCGAGCACCGATGA
- a CDS encoding lysophospholipid acyltransferase family protein — MRHPELSYTSPVRFTAAQRVQLALFPPLAKGALQLLCRTCVVRVVGREILEEAQKRDGHAVLAIWHETLFMACWGFRNTGGHTLTSYSFDGELAARLVHRVGMEAVRGSSSRGGGEGLRQLVMATKLAPSVGFTLDGPRGPRRVAKHGIALLSARSGLPVIPHAYVAARAWRLNSWDRFAIPKPFTTLTMAYGPPVPPPTSEHPDDVEQTRAAVEEALNRLHAEHGDAA; from the coding sequence ATGAGGCACCCCGAGCTCAGCTACACCAGCCCCGTCCGGTTCACGGCGGCGCAGCGTGTCCAGTTGGCGCTCTTTCCCCCCCTCGCCAAGGGCGCGCTTCAGCTCCTCTGCCGCACCTGCGTCGTGAGGGTGGTTGGGCGGGAAATCCTGGAGGAGGCGCAGAAGCGGGACGGCCACGCGGTGCTGGCCATCTGGCACGAGACGCTGTTTATGGCCTGCTGGGGCTTCCGCAACACCGGCGGCCACACCCTGACCAGTTACAGCTTCGACGGGGAACTGGCGGCGCGTCTGGTGCACCGCGTGGGGATGGAGGCCGTCCGGGGCTCCTCCTCGCGCGGCGGCGGCGAGGGGCTCCGGCAACTGGTGATGGCGACCAAACTCGCGCCCTCTGTGGGGTTTACCCTCGACGGTCCCCGGGGACCCCGCCGGGTCGCGAAGCACGGCATCGCGCTGCTCTCCGCGCGCAGCGGTCTGCCGGTGATCCCCCATGCGTATGTGGCCGCCCGGGCCTGGCGGCTCAACTCTTGGGACCGCTTCGCGATTCCCAAGCCCTTCACCACGCTCACCATGGCCTACGGTCCGCCCGTGCCCCCGCCCACCTCCGAGCACCCGGACGATGTGGAGCAGACCCGCGCCGCCGTGGAGGAGGCCCTCAACCGCCTGCACGCGGAGCACGGCGACGCCGCCTGA
- a CDS encoding site-specific integrase codes for MRQRLTAGLVKSLTPQKNAYEVADTEVSGLTVMVCPGGTKTYFYRYRHPETRVMRRVKVGRADQLTVPQVRQMAQGYSRAVAAGTDPQQEKTIARAGTLREYLDGQYFEAIAHLKTREAIRASLKRDFKAFLNEPLAAITTWRLEKWRRARLDKGASVASCNRPLSYLRAMLTHAARAGLVKTNVARDIRNLREGETRVRFLTADERARLYAALEAREAEARAARVRYNTWLAVRGIDPLPLLEGRYCDHLYPLVVLALHTGLRRGELFRLAWGDVDMGRHMVTVRAENAKSGKPRHVPLNGPAMDCLDTWRAQQPDPSPGALVFPGKSGGVLDNIQTSWDGLRKAAGMPGLHFHDLRHDFASQLTMAGVSLAVVRELLGHADFETTLKYAHLAPETARAAVAELAGLPLGEAAPQEATG; via the coding sequence ATGCGCCAGAGGTTGACCGCCGGACTAGTCAAGAGTCTGACCCCGCAGAAAAATGCCTATGAGGTGGCGGATACGGAGGTATCCGGGCTGACCGTCATGGTCTGCCCCGGGGGCACCAAAACCTATTTCTACCGATACCGCCACCCGGAAACCCGGGTTATGCGCCGGGTGAAGGTTGGGCGCGCGGATCAGTTGACCGTTCCCCAAGTCCGGCAAATGGCGCAAGGGTACAGCCGCGCCGTTGCCGCCGGAACGGACCCGCAACAGGAAAAGACCATAGCCCGGGCGGGCACGTTGCGCGAGTATCTGGACGGCCAATATTTTGAGGCAATCGCGCACCTAAAGACCCGCGAGGCAATCCGGGCCAGCCTGAAACGCGACTTCAAGGCATTCCTAAATGAACCACTGGCCGCTATCACGACATGGCGGCTGGAAAAGTGGCGGCGCGCCCGGCTGGACAAGGGGGCCAGCGTTGCCTCATGCAACCGCCCGCTTTCCTACCTCCGGGCGATGCTCACCCATGCGGCCCGGGCCGGGCTTGTCAAGACCAACGTTGCCCGCGACATTCGCAACCTCCGCGAGGGGGAAACGCGGGTCCGGTTTCTGACCGCCGATGAACGCGCGCGGCTGTATGCCGCCCTCGAGGCGCGCGAGGCCGAGGCCCGCGCCGCCCGGGTACGGTATAACACATGGCTTGCCGTGCGGGGCATTGACCCCCTGCCCCTCTTGGAGGGCCGCTACTGTGACCACCTTTACCCGCTGGTAGTGCTGGCCCTCCATACCGGACTGCGGCGGGGGGAGTTGTTCCGCCTCGCATGGGGCGATGTGGACATGGGCCGCCACATGGTGACCGTCCGGGCGGAGAATGCCAAGAGCGGCAAGCCCCGGCATGTGCCCCTCAATGGCCCCGCGATGGATTGCCTTGACACATGGCGCGCGCAACAGCCCGACCCGTCGCCGGGCGCGCTGGTTTTCCCGGGCAAGAGCGGCGGCGTTCTGGACAATATCCAAACCTCATGGGATGGACTCCGCAAGGCCGCCGGAATGCCGGGGCTTCATTTTCACGACTTGCGGCATGACTTCGCCTCGCAGTTGACAATGGCCGGGGTGTCTCTGGCCGTTGTCCGGGAACTCTTGGGGCACGCCGACTTTGAAACGACTTTGAAGTATGCACACCTCGCGCCCGAGACGGCCCGCGCCGCCGTCGCCGAACTGGCCGGGCTTCCCCTCGGGGAGGCTGCGCCGCAAGAGGCGACGGGCTGA
- a CDS encoding helix-turn-helix domain-containing protein, with protein sequence MQSASAPDRLLTEREAAQFLGVAPGTLRVARSTGPMPGRIWLPFIKLGRTVRYDADTLREWLAARVVTAGEVRR encoded by the coding sequence ATGCAATCCGCCTCCGCCCCCGACCGCCTTTTGACCGAACGGGAGGCCGCCCAATTCTTGGGCGTGGCCCCCGGCACCCTCCGAGTTGCCCGCAGCACTGGCCCCATGCCGGGCAGAATCTGGCTCCCCTTCATCAAACTGGGGCGCACCGTTCGCTATGACGCCGACACCCTCCGCGAATGGCTGGCCGCGCGCGTCGTGACCGCCGGGGAGGTGCGCCGATGA